From Fibrobacter sp.:
TGTTCCCAATGTGGTTTACACTTGCGGGGCATTAATCCATCGGGAAAATCTGATTCTCCCCTATGCAATGTCGGATTATGCAACCGGGATTGCCATCGTGGAATTAGAGCCTCTTCTAGAGTTGTTAAAAACCGGACATAGCAGATCGACGTGATTAGTGGCGCCTCCATAGAAGAAAAGCCCGGTTTAACCGGGCTTTTTTTGGCCAGAGGCGGCATTAATGCCGCCGAAAAACGCGGCGAACGCCGCCGATGGCCTCATCTCCGGGGTGAAATAGAGTTCTAAACCCTCTAAAAACCCGCCCCCTCACAAACCCGCAATATCCTTTGCCCCGTTTCCGTAGTTCTTATCAGTTTTTGTGAAATTTGGTTCAATATTATGCGGAAATTCCAATTAGATTCCCGCTTTTTGATTCCTCGATCATTATTTTTTTGTTCAAAACCGTTCATTAATTATTTTTATGTTCTGGAATGTCCATATATATATTTTTCAATTGAAGATTCTTGAACTCGGTCCCGATGCACCTCAACCAGAAAAGGTGAAACGGTTATGAACTCCTCTCTTTCCAGGATCATAAGGCAATACAATGCTGACCCTACTCGTCTGATGGATATCCTTCTGGATTGTCAATCAGAACTGGGTTGCATCTCAGGTGAGTTCAGAAAACAAATCGCCTCCGAACTTAATATCTCCGAGGTAGACGTCGAACAGACCATGTCTTTTTACCACTTTCTCTCCTCAGAACCAAGAGGAAAGTACACTGTTTACCTCAATAACAGTGTAGTGGCTAAGATGTTCGGCTATGATCAGGTTGTCAAGGCATTCCAGGAAGAAGCCGGATGCGGGATAGACCAGGTATCACCCGATGGTCTTATTGGCCTGTTCAACACATCCTGTATAGGGATGAACGATCAGGAACCCGCCGCTCTTATAAACGGAATCGTCTTCCCCAGGCTCACTACTTACAAAGTAAAGGAGCTTGTAAAGGGAATGAGGATGGGAAAAAGTGTTGAGGAACTACAGACTGACGGTCTGGGAGACGGCAATAACGCATCAGAACTTCTCAAATCAACAGTTACAAATAATATCAGAAAAAAAGGCCCTGTAATTTTCTCAGATTATACTCCAGGTGACGCTATAAAGAAAATGATCAACTCCTCTCCTGAGGAAATCATATCTCTTGTCAAAAAATCCGGAGTAAGGGGACGGGGTGGCGCAGGTTTCCCAACCGGTCTTAAATGGGAATTCTGCCGCAAATCAAAAGGAACATACCGCTACGTTTTCTGCAATGCCGATGAGGGTGAGCCGGGAACTTTTAAAGACAGGGTCATTCTTACCGAATACCCCAACCAGCTTTTTGAGGGTATGGTTATCGCGGGTTATGCAGTGGGAAGCACTCAGGGAATTCTTTACCTGAGATTTGAATACAGGTATCTGAAAAAATTTCTGGAAAAAGTGCTTGAAGAGATGCGCGCCAAAAAATTGCTTGGCAAAAGCATCGGCGGCAAAGATGGATTCGATTTCGATATCCGGATCCAGTTTGGAGCAGGCGCTTATGTCTGCGGAGAGGAATCTGCGCTGATAGAATCCGCAGAGGGAAAACGCGGAGAACCCCGTGACAGGCCGCCATTCCCGGCGGAAAAGGGGTATCTTGACTCCCCCACAGTAATAAACAATGTGGAAACGCTCTGTTCAGTAGTCAAGATAGTTCTCAACGGCAGCGACTGGTATCGCGCGCTTGGCACTGCCCAGTCAGCCGGAACAAAAGTGATAAGCATATCGGGTGACTGTCAGTTCCCGGGTATCTATGAAGTGGAGTGGGGCTTTAACATCCATGATCTCCTGGAAATGGTGGGAGCTGAAGATGTGCAGGCTGTACAGGTCGGAGGTCCCTCGGGCTATTGCATTGGTCCCGATGATTTCGACAGAACGCTGGCTTATGAGGATCTCTCTACAGGCGGCTCCATAATAATTTTCAACAACAGCAGGAATCTTCTCAAAGATGTAGTCCTGAATTTTACCGAGTTTTTTATCGATGAATCCTGCGGGGCATGCGCACCATGCCGCTATATGTCGGTGCTTCTGAAACAGAAGCTGCAAAAGATACTCAGCGGAACCGGTGTTCCCGCGGATTTGCGTGATCTGGAACAGTGGTCATCGATAATGCCGGCTAACAGATGCGGACTGGGACAGACAGCAGCTAACCCTATTCGTTCTACCCTGAAAAATTTCCGTCATCTGTATGTAAATCTTATTCGAAAAGACACCGGATTTGATTCCGGATTCAATCTCACAGCCGCGGAAGCGCAATCCTGCGCGGTCGCAGGCAGAAAACCCTCACTGTAAGGTGCAGATATATGAGTGAAAACGTAAAATTTACAATCGATGGTAAAGAGTGTACCGCTGAAAAGGGTGCCTCTATCCTGGCAGCGGCAAAAGCCAACGGCATTTTTATCCCTACGTTGTGCCATGTCGATGGAATTACTCCCAGGGGCTCCTGCCGTGTCTGTACGGTAAAGGTAAACGGCAGGATGATGACTGCCTGCACGACACCGGTCACCGACGGAATGAAAGTCGAGTGCGATACCGCGGAACTGAAAGACCTGCGCAAACAGATAATTGAACTTCTGTTTGTAGAGGGAAATCATTACTGTCCTGCATGCGAAAAATCAGGAAACTGCGAACTCCAGGCACTTGGATACCGTTTTGGCATGCTGGTTCCCCGTTATCCCTATCAGTTCCCGACACGGGATATCGATGCTTCCAATCCCAAGCTGATGATGGATCATAACCGCTGTATTCTTTGCAGAAGATGTATCAGAGCTATTAAGGACAAAGATGGAAAGAGTCTCTTTGCAGTAAAGAAACGCGGTTTCAAGATGACTGTAAATATAGATACGGAACTTGCCGCAAATATCTCTGATGAACAGGCACAGAAGGCGGCTGATATCTGCCCTGTCGGTGCGCTGTTGAAAAAAGAGAATGGTTTCAAAATACCTGTCGGAGAAAGAAAATTCGAAAAGAAACCGATCGGGTACGATATCGAGCATCAAAACGCGGAAGTCCCGGAGGAGAAATAATCATGCAGAAACCTTTAGTCGCCACCGCCTCACTTGCAGGCTGTTTCGGATGTCACATGTCAATACTTGACATCGATGAAAAGATACTCGATCTGATCGAGCTTGTCGATTTCAACAAATCACCCATAACCGATATAAAGACCTTCTCTCGTCCATGCGACATTGGAATCATCGAGGGTGGATGCTGCAATAATGAGAATGTGCACGTTCTGAAGCAGTTCCGTAAAAACTGCAAAATCCTTGTCTCCTGCGGTGAATGTGCTCTCATGGGTGGACTGCCGGCAATGAGAAATGGTATTCCGGTAAGAGAATGTCTTGAGGAAGCATATCTGAAAAGTCCGACGGTTGATGACACGATCATCCCCAGTGACGCCGAGCTTCCTATTATCCTTGACAGAGTTTATCCCTGTCACGAAATTGTGAAAATCGACTATTTTCTTCCGGGATGTCCTCCAAGAGCGGAGCTGATCTGGGATGCGCTAACAGCGCTTCTGGCCGGAAAACCACTTAACCTCGAATATGAAACTTTAAAATACGACTGATCTAACTGGAGCAAAAATGTCCAAGAAAATTACTATCGAACCTGTTACCAGGGTTGAAGGACACGGTAAAGTCACTATCCACCTCGATGATAACAACAAAGTCACTCAGAGCAGGCTGCATATAGTAGAGTTCAGAGGTTTCGAAAGATTCGTCCAGGGGCGTCCCTACTGGGAAGCTCCGGTACTTGTGCAGCGTCTCTGCGGAATCTGTCCTGTGAGCCATCACCTTGCCGCTGCCAAGGCTATCGATGTGGTTATAGGAGTCGGGCCTGATGGTCTCTCCCCTGCCGGTGAAAAGATGCGTCGTCTGATGCATTATGGGCAGATATTTCAGTCCCATTCTCTTCACTTCTTCCATCTTGCTTCCCCGGATCTTCTCTTCGGTATCGATGCAGATCCGGAGATTCGCAATGTGATAGGAGTCGCGCTCAATCACAAAGACCTGGCCGTCAGGGGTGTTTTGATGCGCAAATTTGGCCAGGAGATTATTAAAGCCACCGCCGGAAAAAAGATCCACGGAACAGGCGCTATTCCCGGTGGAATCAACAAGAATCTCTCCATAGCCGAGCGGGATTATTTTCTCGATGGCAAAGCGATCCCCAATGTCGACCAGATGATCCAGTGGGCAGAGGCCACAGTGGATTTCTTTAAAGCTTACCATGCTAAAAACAAGGACTTTATCGACAGTTATGCGACTTATCCCTCTAGCTGCATGAGCCTTGTCAGAGAAGATGGAGCATTGGATCTTTACCATGGAAAACTCAGAGCTATCGACAGCGAAGGGAACAAGATCTTCGACATGGTAGACAGCCAGGATTATCTGAGCTATATCGGCGAAGAGGTCAGAAACTGGAGCTACATGAAATTTCCCTATATAAAATCTCTGGGGAAAGAAAAAGGCTGGTATAGAGTCGGACCTCTGGCAAGACTTAACAC
This genomic window contains:
- a CDS encoding 2Fe-2S iron-sulfur cluster binding domain-containing protein, which encodes MSENVKFTIDGKECTAEKGASILAAAKANGIFIPTLCHVDGITPRGSCRVCTVKVNGRMMTACTTPVTDGMKVECDTAELKDLRKQIIELLFVEGNHYCPACEKSGNCELQALGYRFGMLVPRYPYQFPTRDIDASNPKLMMDHNRCILCRRCIRAIKDKDGKSLFAVKKRGFKMTVNIDTELAANISDEQAQKAADICPVGALLKKENGFKIPVGERKFEKKPIGYDIEHQNAEVPEEK
- a CDS encoding NADP oxidoreductase, yielding MQKPLVATASLAGCFGCHMSILDIDEKILDLIELVDFNKSPITDIKTFSRPCDIGIIEGGCCNNENVHVLKQFRKNCKILVSCGECALMGGLPAMRNGIPVRECLEEAYLKSPTVDDTIIPSDAELPIILDRVYPCHEIVKIDYFLPGCPPRAELIWDALTALLAGKPLNLEYETLKYD
- a CDS encoding Ni/Fe hydrogenase subunit alpha, with the protein product MSKKITIEPVTRVEGHGKVTIHLDDNNKVTQSRLHIVEFRGFERFVQGRPYWEAPVLVQRLCGICPVSHHLAAAKAIDVVIGVGPDGLSPAGEKMRRLMHYGQIFQSHSLHFFHLASPDLLFGIDADPEIRNVIGVALNHKDLAVRGVLMRKFGQEIIKATAGKKIHGTGAIPGGINKNLSIAERDYFLDGKAIPNVDQMIQWAEATVDFFKAYHAKNKDFIDSYATYPSSCMSLVREDGALDLYHGKLRAIDSEGNKIFDMVDSQDYLSYIGEEVRNWSYMKFPYIKSLGKEKGWYRVGPLARLNTCDFIPTPLAQREFEIYKAYTKGKPNHSTMHTHWARLIEILHAAEMMKILLNDPDLQSTDLVRKGKRTGEGVGLLEAPRGTLFHHYRVNDDDQITMCNLIVSTTNNNEPMNRAVTWVAQNTISGKPEITEGLLNGVEVVIRAYDPCLSCATHAMGKMPLKVSIFDHQDNLLCEGSRNIDNQ